A genomic stretch from Chitinophaga agri includes:
- a CDS encoding FecR family protein has product MLRFETWSIENMTEQEAKALLEKFEHGNCTPEEKLLLYSFYNEFGKTMPDTLQDERLEKMYQRIWMRMDRNRQANGISRSLFIRVAATVAIVIGLGTTYFVLTKNSHKPSTPQVALERLPGTNKAILTLANGKQIDLDSKINGTIAKQGNVSISKAADGQLVYTIEDGIAGSGYNTISTPNGGQYFVKLPDGSTAFLNAGSSLKFPLHFNHSERRVQLSGEAYFEIAKDPGKPFRVVCDGQLIEVLGTHFNVYSYAEEPRVTTLVEGRINATLPATSKTIKLKPGQQSITTPSGFNVEQVNANDVIAWKDGLFIFHNTSLKNVVRQLARWYDVEVDYSTLPDTEFNGEISRKDKLTDVLKLLETASDVPLTFDGRRIMRK; this is encoded by the coding sequence ATGCTGAGATTTGAAACCTGGAGTATCGAAAACATGACTGAACAAGAGGCCAAGGCATTATTAGAAAAATTTGAACATGGGAATTGCACTCCTGAAGAGAAGCTATTGCTCTATAGCTTTTATAATGAGTTTGGCAAGACGATGCCTGATACCTTGCAGGACGAGCGGCTCGAAAAGATGTATCAACGTATCTGGATGAGGATGGACCGGAATAGGCAGGCTAACGGCATTAGCCGCAGCCTGTTCATTCGCGTAGCGGCTACGGTCGCGATTGTCATTGGTCTTGGCACAACTTATTTTGTGCTTACAAAAAACAGCCATAAGCCGTCCACTCCGCAAGTAGCTTTGGAAAGACTACCTGGTACGAATAAAGCCATTCTTACACTGGCCAATGGTAAGCAGATCGATCTGGATAGCAAGATCAATGGCACAATAGCTAAACAAGGCAATGTATCTATCAGCAAAGCCGCCGATGGGCAGCTAGTCTATACCATTGAGGACGGAATAGCAGGAAGTGGTTACAATACAATATCTACCCCTAACGGAGGGCAGTATTTCGTGAAGCTGCCAGATGGTAGTACTGCATTTTTGAATGCAGGAAGTTCACTGAAGTTTCCTCTTCATTTTAATCATTCCGAACGCCGCGTACAACTGTCAGGAGAGGCATATTTTGAGATTGCCAAAGATCCGGGGAAGCCGTTTAGAGTAGTATGCGATGGACAGCTCATTGAAGTACTGGGAACACATTTCAATGTGTACAGCTATGCAGAAGAGCCTAGAGTAACGACACTCGTTGAAGGCCGGATCAATGCTACACTGCCAGCAACTTCAAAAACGATCAAACTGAAGCCAGGACAACAGAGCATCACCACCCCATCAGGTTTTAATGTAGAACAGGTCAACGCAAATGACGTCATTGCCTGGAAAGATGGGCTTTTTATATTTCATAATACCAGTCTGAAAAATGTCGTTAGGCAGCTGGCCCGATGGTATGACGTGGAAGTAGATTATTCTACATTGCCAGATACCGAATTTAACGGTGAAATATCCAGAAAAGATAAGCTGACAGATGTATTAAAACTACTGGAGACTGCCAGTGATGTACCATTAACATTTGACGGAAGGAGGATTATGCGTAAGTAA
- a CDS encoding RNA polymerase sigma factor — MQSLSDSELVHLLSGGDHAAVEEIYIRYAPLLLKHAFKMLQDEHAAEDVVHDIFSNLLADEKKLEIKSSLDSYLYRAVRNGVLMLFRKSKNQQKYIEGLSSFSEYAETTTDDLILEKELRRQIEDAVAGMPTKMREAWELSRNQHLSRREIAAITQTTEGTVNTQLNRAMKVLKSKLTILFSLF, encoded by the coding sequence ATGCAATCTCTTTCTGACAGTGAATTGGTACATCTGCTTTCCGGTGGAGATCATGCAGCTGTTGAGGAGATTTACATCAGATATGCGCCGTTGCTGCTCAAACATGCTTTCAAAATGTTGCAGGATGAACATGCTGCGGAAGATGTGGTACATGATATCTTTTCCAATCTCCTTGCGGATGAGAAAAAGCTGGAGATAAAAAGTTCTCTGGATTCCTATCTTTATCGTGCTGTCCGAAATGGCGTATTGATGTTGTTTCGGAAAAGCAAAAATCAACAAAAGTATATTGAAGGTTTGAGTTCGTTTTCAGAATACGCTGAAACTACAACTGACGATTTGATTTTGGAAAAAGAACTCAGACGCCAGATTGAAGATGCGGTAGCTGGCATGCCGACAAAAATGCGCGAAGCCTGGGAACTTAGTCGAAATCAGCACCTATCCCGTAGGGAAATTGCCGCTATTACTCAAACTACTGAAGGTACTGTGAATACCCAGCTTAACCGAGCGATGAAAGTTCTCAAGTCTAAACTCACCATCCTCTTCTCTTTATTTTAA
- a CDS encoding CBASS cGAMP-activated phospholipase: MQADQPFKILAIDGGGIKGLYSASILARIEQKTGKKIGDHFDMICGTSTGGLIALALSTGKPAQEIADMYFNRGREIFTVSEIRPIRWLQRRWQFMCQLLGYGKFSADPLKQILSDMFEEKTMGQANNLLCIPSYNLIRGMPRVFKYPHAEGGFFMDRDIKMVDVALATSAAPTYLPIHEHNNILYADGGLWANNPALCGLLEALDFFVGPDKQFSSFKILSVSSVAQPSGWASTSKRHRSFRHWGNKLFQASMDGQAYFNDFFLKRIINNIQPSGTYYRIPPPALSKQHIGLIDMDIAHQKALKTLKAMGDQDGYHYAIQNEVLEFFDHPKIYQTNPKP; this comes from the coding sequence ATGCAGGCAGATCAACCATTCAAGATCCTCGCTATAGATGGCGGGGGCATCAAGGGACTTTACAGCGCATCCATTCTTGCCCGTATTGAACAAAAGACAGGAAAGAAAATTGGCGATCACTTCGATATGATCTGCGGCACCTCAACGGGAGGGCTTATTGCATTGGCATTAAGTACAGGCAAGCCCGCCCAGGAAATTGCAGACATGTATTTCAACAGGGGCCGGGAAATTTTCACGGTATCTGAGATCAGACCTATACGATGGCTGCAACGCAGATGGCAATTTATGTGTCAGTTGCTAGGATATGGAAAGTTTTCAGCCGACCCATTGAAGCAAATCCTGTCCGACATGTTTGAAGAAAAGACGATGGGCCAGGCCAATAACCTGCTGTGCATCCCCAGCTACAATTTGATCAGAGGCATGCCCCGTGTATTTAAGTATCCCCATGCGGAAGGTGGCTTCTTCATGGACCGCGACATCAAAATGGTCGATGTTGCACTGGCTACCTCCGCTGCGCCGACCTACCTGCCCATCCATGAGCACAACAACATTTTATATGCAGATGGCGGTCTATGGGCCAATAATCCGGCTCTATGTGGTTTATTGGAGGCACTGGATTTCTTTGTCGGTCCCGATAAGCAATTCAGCAGCTTCAAGATACTGTCTGTCTCCAGTGTAGCACAGCCAAGCGGGTGGGCCTCCACTTCCAAGCGGCACAGGTCTTTCAGGCATTGGGGCAACAAACTGTTTCAGGCGTCAATGGATGGCCAGGCTTATTTTAATGACTTCTTTCTAAAAAGAATCATCAATAACATCCAGCCATCAGGTACCTATTACCGCATTCCTCCGCCAGCACTTTCCAAACAACACATCGGATTGATCGATATGGACATTGCTCACCAAAAAGCCCTAAAGACCCTGAAGGCAATGGGTGACCAGGATGGTTACCATTACGCCATTCAAAATGAAGTATTAGAATTTTTTGATCACCCAAAAATTTACCAAACCAACCCAAAACCATGA
- a CDS encoding nucleotidyltransferase domain-containing protein — protein MNITENQLIAWSRPVSDSEDAMCQRAITQITEALRAKFGTKVSIFLQGSYRNNTNVRKNSDVDIVMRFDDAFYSDLVRLNAADAAIYNARHTDYGYNFTQLKNDTEQALRIVFGDDVKRKNKCIEVRGNTYRVTADVIPCFTLRRPANLERIEAEGIKFYSETNQEIISFPNQHYENGTSKTNNTYRLYKRMVRILKVINNRLIDDNKISDKLASSFFIECLVYNVPDHYFINGNYTQTLRNVISKIYEDMQANANYKEVSCLLWLFDSRSPRTHKDALDFMQHCWNFVGY, from the coding sequence ATGAACATTACTGAAAATCAACTGATCGCCTGGTCACGGCCAGTTAGCGACTCCGAAGACGCGATGTGTCAGAGGGCCATTACACAAATCACTGAAGCATTGCGGGCAAAATTCGGCACCAAAGTATCTATATTCCTGCAAGGCTCTTACCGCAACAATACCAACGTCCGTAAAAACAGTGACGTGGATATCGTGATGCGCTTCGATGATGCATTTTATTCCGATCTTGTTAGGCTAAACGCAGCAGATGCCGCGATTTACAACGCAAGGCATACAGACTATGGTTATAATTTCACGCAACTGAAGAACGATACAGAGCAGGCGCTACGCATCGTTTTTGGCGATGATGTCAAACGTAAAAACAAATGTATTGAAGTAAGGGGTAACACTTACCGTGTAACAGCAGACGTGATCCCCTGTTTTACTTTAAGACGACCAGCAAACCTTGAAAGAATTGAAGCAGAAGGTATCAAATTCTATAGCGAAACCAATCAGGAAATCATCAGCTTTCCCAACCAGCATTACGAAAACGGCACGTCCAAGACTAATAACACCTACCGTTTATATAAAAGAATGGTTCGCATCCTAAAGGTGATCAACAATCGCCTTATTGATGATAATAAAATATCAGACAAACTGGCCTCGTCATTTTTCATTGAGTGTCTGGTGTACAATGTTCCTGATCATTATTTTATCAATGGCAATTACACCCAGACCCTACGCAACGTGATTAGCAAGATATATGAAGACATGCAAGCCAACGCCAACTACAAAGAAGTTAGCTGCTTGCTATGGCTTTTTGATAGCCGATCACCAAGAACTCATAAAGATGCTTTGGACTTCATGCAGCACTGCTGGAATTTCGTAGGCTATTGA
- a CDS encoding O-antigen ligase family protein: MVTKILNWLYKYLGLICCCCLFGYYLTAYPYTTNLELDQSAHYPLFAVCSGVFLNFLIWSVVDEEDFSLFRICYIVVIVFFLLLSYYDSPILYSGNEHLYNLYCAALAGYIFLFHVEGRLIKYFLYFIIVSAAVEIGKAYLQVFADHGSIPLSLAITGYFDNSAALSVFLVATFPIIVYCVIVPAGHRFGKWVSIGGYLLITLLILGLLAITVSRTSILTLMVINGLMGLSAYGRAAWVWVMRHKALTAFIGIIIIGFGLWAIHSLYHLKYQSAEGRMLIWEVCWQHIKDRPLLGTGPGTFSYWYPQWQAEYFQTHHKVPTAYFLSAGETINAFNEYVQLLCEVGILRMLLLAGSLFIFFRSSNGHPGERLAWTLKITVAAILISGFTFYSFHCTPLLMLLVLFVLKGSYDADSSIFLRSDARLRYPILVVISALVLFCGVKNYSQVCAIANLTIAENMHNLSPAELSALERDVSINLSRDGKALTRMGMVLLEYGELPRAKQCFSDSHCYYRGYQNSLQLANCYAEEGDYANALNRFRYLSYYLPSKFGPRYEQMKLLQRMNRHVEAKNVAKYIITMPVKIPSPTVTRIKEEARLFIEGKTDQ; this comes from the coding sequence ATGGTAACTAAGATTCTCAACTGGCTATATAAATACTTGGGCCTGATCTGCTGTTGTTGCCTGTTTGGTTACTACCTCACAGCTTATCCGTACACGACAAATCTGGAACTGGACCAGTCTGCACATTATCCACTATTTGCTGTGTGTAGTGGCGTATTTCTTAATTTCCTGATCTGGAGCGTGGTAGATGAGGAAGACTTTAGCCTGTTCCGCATCTGCTACATAGTGGTAATCGTTTTCTTTTTGTTGCTGTCTTATTATGATTCACCAATATTATATTCAGGTAACGAGCACCTGTACAATTTGTATTGCGCTGCTCTGGCTGGGTACATTTTTCTTTTCCATGTGGAAGGCCGCCTGATCAAATACTTTCTATATTTCATCATTGTCTCTGCGGCGGTGGAGATTGGGAAAGCCTACCTACAGGTATTTGCTGATCATGGAAGTATACCGTTATCGCTGGCAATAACAGGCTATTTTGACAACTCTGCCGCACTATCTGTTTTTCTGGTGGCTACTTTCCCTATCATCGTTTATTGTGTGATAGTCCCAGCCGGGCATCGGTTTGGAAAATGGGTATCCATCGGCGGATATCTTCTGATTACACTGCTGATTTTAGGATTGCTTGCCATCACCGTTTCCCGCACTTCAATTCTGACTTTGATGGTGATCAATGGACTCATGGGACTGAGCGCATACGGAAGGGCTGCCTGGGTATGGGTAATGAGACACAAAGCACTCACCGCTTTTATAGGGATCATCATAATTGGATTTGGTTTGTGGGCAATTCATTCGCTTTATCATCTAAAATACCAGTCGGCTGAAGGAAGAATGCTCATTTGGGAAGTGTGCTGGCAGCACATTAAGGATCGTCCTCTCCTGGGTACCGGACCAGGCACATTTAGTTACTGGTATCCACAATGGCAGGCTGAATATTTTCAGACACATCATAAAGTTCCAACCGCTTATTTTCTTTCTGCCGGGGAGACGATCAATGCGTTCAATGAATATGTACAGCTGCTTTGCGAAGTTGGAATTTTGCGAATGCTACTTTTGGCAGGCTCCTTATTTATTTTCTTCCGGTCTTCTAATGGCCATCCTGGGGAAAGGCTGGCCTGGACGCTGAAGATAACGGTTGCAGCTATTTTGATTTCAGGATTTACATTTTATAGTTTTCACTGTACTCCGCTTTTGATGCTTCTGGTGCTGTTTGTGCTCAAGGGCAGCTATGACGCTGATTCAAGTATCTTCCTGAGATCTGATGCAAGACTGAGGTATCCTATTCTTGTAGTCATATCTGCCCTGGTGCTATTTTGCGGTGTGAAGAATTATAGCCAGGTTTGCGCGATAGCAAATCTGACCATAGCTGAAAACATGCATAACTTATCGCCAGCAGAACTATCGGCATTGGAAAGGGATGTCAGCATCAATTTATCCAGAGACGGAAAAGCATTAACGCGTATGGGTATGGTGCTGTTGGAATATGGCGAGTTGCCCCGCGCAAAACAATGCTTCAGTGATAGTCACTGTTATTATAGAGGGTATCAGAACAGTCTGCAACTCGCGAATTGTTATGCTGAAGAAGGCGACTATGCTAACGCGCTTAATAGATTCCGGTATCTTTCGTATTACCTCCCTTCAAAGTTCGGACCGAGGTATGAACAAATGAAGCTGCTTCAGCGCATGAACAGGCATGTTGAAGCAAAGAATGTAGCAAAGTACATCATTACTATGCCTGTTAAAATTCCTTCACCAACGGTCACCAGGATCAAGGAAGAAGCGCGGTTATTTATTGAGGGAAAAACCGATCAATAG
- a CDS encoding TolC family protein — translation MRQIYIVLWFLMTTLLLYRPAIFAQKKLTLEEVLSIAASNSIHSRLAETQKEIANNVFQTYKSDRRPQISFSGAVPMYNKSYAPITQPDGKILFIPVKQNFSTAGFSLSQAITATGGQISLNTNLSRFDDYITNFKQYNATPIFLALNQPLGGFNAMRWARKIEPLRFAEAKKAFSVEMEEIRLKATDLYFNVLEAQNDITVSRQNVSDYQANYDVETKRIALGTTNQDKLTQLELQVLEAEQTLKTAEYQLKIARLDLKVFAGITAAEDFEVLMPELATVYYPDAAQALAFAKKNRPEYIAFERKQLEAQGELARSKAEKYGVNVAATMGYNNSDLRFAGAYGDLKSQTTVGVEFDIPMVDWGRRNAKISTAKANLKLQQYQNMLDESTLAQQITTLVESLVLLQNNVLQGQKVQKVAENRYGFALTNYQAGKYTVTELSIAQAQRDAARKKYTAALREYWKGHFGFRKLTGFDPVIGKAIAETND, via the coding sequence ATGAGACAGATTTATATAGTGTTGTGGTTCCTAATGACAACATTGCTACTCTACCGACCTGCCATCTTTGCACAAAAAAAGCTAACGCTGGAAGAGGTACTGAGCATTGCGGCCAGCAATTCGATACACTCCAGATTGGCTGAAACACAAAAGGAGATTGCGAACAATGTATTTCAAACCTATAAAAGTGACCGGCGACCTCAGATCAGCTTTAGCGGCGCAGTACCGATGTATAATAAATCTTATGCACCCATTACCCAGCCTGATGGCAAGATCCTTTTCATACCGGTTAAGCAGAATTTCAGCACCGCAGGATTCAGCCTGAGCCAGGCCATTACTGCCACAGGCGGGCAAATCTCGTTAAACACGAATTTGAGCCGATTTGACGACTATATTACCAATTTCAAGCAGTATAATGCTACACCTATATTTCTTGCCCTAAATCAGCCGCTAGGAGGCTTTAATGCTATGCGCTGGGCGAGGAAGATCGAACCCCTGCGTTTCGCTGAAGCAAAAAAGGCTTTTTCTGTAGAAATGGAAGAGATAAGGCTAAAAGCCACAGACCTTTACTTTAATGTTCTTGAGGCGCAGAACGACATTACAGTATCCCGGCAAAACGTATCGGACTACCAGGCAAATTATGATGTCGAAACTAAACGCATCGCCCTTGGTACAACCAACCAGGACAAGCTGACGCAACTTGAATTGCAGGTGCTGGAGGCCGAACAAACTTTGAAGACTGCGGAATATCAACTCAAAATAGCGAGGCTGGACCTGAAGGTTTTCGCGGGAATTACAGCGGCTGAAGATTTTGAGGTGCTGATGCCGGAACTGGCTACCGTTTATTATCCGGACGCTGCGCAGGCACTGGCATTTGCCAAAAAAAACCGGCCTGAATACATTGCCTTTGAAAGAAAGCAGTTGGAGGCGCAAGGTGAACTCGCCAGGTCGAAGGCGGAAAAATACGGGGTGAATGTGGCGGCCACAATGGGATATAATAACAGTGATCTACGGTTTGCCGGTGCATACGGAGATTTGAAATCGCAGACCACAGTAGGTGTCGAGTTTGACATCCCAATGGTAGACTGGGGCCGCCGTAACGCAAAAATCAGCACTGCGAAAGCGAACCTTAAGCTCCAGCAATACCAAAACATGCTTGATGAAAGCACGCTTGCTCAACAAATAACCACACTTGTCGAAAGCCTGGTGCTCTTACAGAATAATGTACTCCAGGGACAGAAGGTGCAAAAAGTTGCAGAAAATCGATATGGATTTGCCCTGACTAATTATCAGGCGGGCAAGTATACGGTGACTGAATTGTCGATCGCGCAGGCTCAACGAGACGCAGCCAGAAAAAAATATACTGCTGCGTTGCGGGAATACTGGAAGGGTCATTTTGGATTCCGTAAGCTGACGGGCTTTGATCCGGTTATTGGAAAAGCTATTGCTGAAACGAATGATTGA
- a CDS encoding efflux RND transporter permease subunit translates to MIGYFINRPVAILVLFAALMAFGLVLIFQVPVSLLPAIDVPRMIVKVNFPNASARQVEDQVLKPIREQLSLVDDLTGLHSEASNHLGTVYLDFDYRANMSLAYIEVNEKMDRLLGRLPPDMPRPQVVRINTSDIPVVRIQVVPVSDATYQEVSDLTEKVLKRRLEQLPGVSVVDMNGQRGTVAILKPDRDRMNAFGITTSALLEAVRLSNMEIGGLNLKDGQYQYFIRLENQVRTVSDLGNVSVKGLSGQPVQLKEIASVEMDTDQLTGYHLYNGKPGVVVTVQAQAKSRMNELLPMIRSLVSAFQKQYPQARFNISQDQSFLLDAGIDNVKQDIILGGALTIGLLFLFLGNWASPVLMSISIPISLLITFIFFQLFGLSFNIISLSGLALGIGMLIDNSIVVIGEITRKRIAGLSVTDSAIRGTNEMAVPVISQVLTTVVVYAPLVILNGLSGALVMDQSIALTISLFVSLLVAFVLTPVLYKLLLKSPPERLKQDTVFYTFVRNRYHSMISFVLLKRKLFFAITLLVIALGVGLAFFIPFESLPAIEKKESLIKISWNEPLDLQENKARSLALIAKLSPVVAVSESDVGATQYIFQQDGTTIYQANVYYECASEKEKLLADRMVKQQLVRYPKCTFNILDAPNAFTQLFVNDEPYVRVKFKPLVKGGSAQNLDILTDWLKVNRVQYAPEPSMMREPAMRGVLDMEAMNRYQINRAEIDQQLQVLFGSAEAGAVDATGDKTRVLVTEASGSVEEKLDAVVRNSEGIAYPIRKFIRFEPVLQFSAISADKDGTYRSIALSEQPDIKAILNEITAEARSLGYDVDFTGKYFENRQLMRQLSLIFLIVLVMLYTVLAIQFESFVQPVIVMLTIPLGVAGACLLLLITGGTFNVMSAIGFVVVLGLIVDDPLLKIETLNKLADQYRKAGREYDETLLHQMIHEAGEICLKPLLMVSLTTSIALLPILFIGGIGNDLQRPMAIVIIGGLTIGTFFTTWFIPLAYWYIQKWTGKI, encoded by the coding sequence ATGATCGGATATTTCATCAACCGTCCAGTTGCCATATTGGTTTTATTCGCCGCTTTGATGGCATTTGGCCTGGTACTCATTTTTCAGGTGCCTGTATCCCTGTTGCCCGCTATTGATGTACCACGAATGATCGTTAAGGTCAATTTCCCTAATGCTTCCGCAAGACAGGTTGAAGATCAGGTGCTGAAGCCTATCCGGGAACAACTGTCTTTGGTAGATGATTTAACCGGCTTACATTCAGAAGCATCTAACCACCTGGGAACTGTGTATTTGGACTTCGATTACCGTGCGAACATGTCGCTGGCATATATCGAGGTAAATGAAAAGATGGATAGACTGCTTGGGCGGCTACCGCCTGATATGCCCCGTCCGCAGGTAGTCCGCATCAATACCAGCGATATACCTGTTGTCCGTATCCAGGTGGTGCCTGTTTCAGATGCAACCTATCAGGAAGTGTCGGATCTCACAGAAAAAGTTTTGAAGCGGCGGCTGGAGCAGCTGCCCGGTGTCTCGGTAGTGGACATGAATGGACAACGAGGTACTGTTGCCATATTGAAGCCTGACAGGGACCGGATGAATGCCTTTGGTATAACTACATCTGCCTTGCTGGAGGCCGTGAGACTTTCAAATATGGAAATTGGCGGTCTGAACCTCAAAGACGGGCAATACCAGTATTTCATCAGACTGGAAAACCAGGTCCGTACCGTGAGCGATTTAGGTAATGTCTCAGTCAAAGGCTTATCAGGCCAGCCCGTGCAACTGAAAGAAATTGCCAGCGTAGAAATGGACACGGACCAGCTTACCGGTTATCATCTATACAATGGGAAGCCTGGTGTAGTAGTTACTGTTCAGGCACAAGCCAAAAGCCGCATGAATGAATTGCTGCCAATGATCAGAAGTTTGGTCAGTGCTTTTCAGAAACAGTATCCCCAGGCACGTTTCAACATTTCTCAGGACCAGAGCTTTTTGCTTGATGCTGGTATAGACAATGTAAAGCAAGATATTATACTCGGTGGAGCGCTGACCATCGGTTTACTGTTTCTATTTCTCGGTAACTGGGCATCACCTGTGCTCATGAGTATCAGCATTCCGATATCGCTGTTGATCACCTTTATCTTCTTTCAACTGTTTGGCCTTTCGTTCAACATCATTTCCCTGTCCGGTCTTGCGCTGGGCATTGGTATGCTGATAGACAATTCCATTGTCGTGATCGGTGAGATTACGCGCAAGCGCATTGCCGGGCTTTCAGTAACTGACAGCGCAATTAGGGGTACAAATGAAATGGCGGTACCCGTGATCAGCCAGGTATTGACCACGGTGGTGGTCTATGCTCCGCTCGTGATACTCAACGGACTTTCCGGAGCGCTGGTGATGGACCAAAGTATAGCACTGACCATATCGCTGTTTGTCTCTTTATTGGTTGCATTCGTATTGACACCCGTGCTTTATAAACTTTTGCTGAAGTCTCCGCCAGAGCGGTTGAAGCAGGATACTGTATTTTACACTTTTGTACGGAACCGGTACCACAGCATGATTTCGTTTGTCTTATTGAAACGTAAGCTGTTCTTTGCGATTACACTACTTGTAATCGCCTTGGGTGTTGGGCTGGCCTTTTTCATTCCGTTTGAAAGCCTACCGGCTATCGAAAAAAAAGAAAGTCTGATCAAGATCAGTTGGAACGAGCCGCTTGATTTGCAGGAAAACAAGGCCCGCTCCTTGGCGCTGATTGCAAAGCTATCGCCCGTGGTTGCAGTTTCAGAAAGTGATGTGGGTGCCACACAATATATTTTTCAGCAGGACGGAACGACCATCTATCAGGCAAACGTTTATTATGAATGCGCCTCTGAAAAGGAAAAGCTACTGGCTGACCGGATGGTGAAACAGCAGTTGGTCAGGTATCCTAAATGCACCTTTAATATTCTCGATGCTCCGAACGCGTTTACACAGTTGTTCGTAAATGATGAGCCTTATGTCAGGGTTAAATTCAAACCGTTGGTTAAAGGAGGCTCAGCACAAAATCTTGATATTCTGACGGACTGGCTTAAAGTGAATCGCGTTCAATATGCTCCAGAGCCATCGATGATGCGCGAACCGGCTATGCGTGGCGTATTGGATATGGAGGCAATGAACCGGTATCAAATCAACCGGGCCGAGATAGATCAGCAATTACAGGTGTTGTTTGGAAGTGCTGAGGCGGGTGCGGTGGATGCCACAGGTGATAAAACTCGTGTTTTGGTGACCGAAGCAAGCGGCTCGGTTGAAGAAAAGCTGGACGCGGTTGTCAGAAACAGCGAGGGGATCGCCTATCCCATACGAAAGTTCATTCGTTTTGAACCGGTCTTGCAATTTTCTGCCATCAGTGCAGACAAAGACGGCACCTACCGATCCATCGCGTTATCTGAACAACCTGATATCAAAGCCATCTTGAATGAAATTACTGCTGAAGCCAGAAGCCTTGGATACGATGTCGATTTTACGGGGAAGTATTTTGAAAACCGGCAGTTAATGCGACAATTGTCCCTCATCTTCCTGATTGTCCTGGTGATGTTGTACACAGTCCTGGCGATCCAGTTTGAGAGCTTTGTACAACCCGTGATCGTCATGCTCACCATTCCGCTCGGCGTTGCGGGTGCTTGCCTGCTGTTGTTGATTACCGGGGGGACTTTCAACGTGATGTCGGCCATAGGCTTTGTCGTGGTGTTGGGACTCATCGTTGATGATCCCCTGCTCAAAATTGAAACGCTGAACAAACTTGCCGACCAATACAGAAAAGCAGGACGTGAATATGATGAAACGCTTTTGCACCAGATGATACATGAAGCAGGTGAAATCTGCCTTAAACCCCTGTTGATGGTGTCACTCACTACGAGTATCGCACTCCTGCCTATCCTTTTTATTGGCGGGATCGGCAACGACTTGCAGCGACCGATGGCTATTGTAATCATTGGTGGCCTTACGATCGGTACGTTTTTCACCACCTGGTTCATCCCACTGGCCTATTGGTACATTCAAAAATGGACTGGAAAAATCTAA